The following DNA comes from Phocoena sinus isolate mPhoSin1 chromosome 7, mPhoSin1.pri, whole genome shotgun sequence.
GCACTGGGATAACAAAGGTGAATAAGACCCTCCATGCCTCTATCAGCTCATGGGCATGTAAACGAAAGATTATAATGTGATGTGATAAATTCAACAATTGAGATATGCAGATGATATTCTGTAGAAGGAGGGTATGAACTCAGGTTGAAATCATCAGAAAGGCTCCCTGACATGGAAGTAATTCTGTGCTGTTTCCCAAAACCACGTTACTGAATGCCTTATTTAGCCAGGGGAGACAGAGAATTGAATTCCCAGAGTAGTGATTCTTTAACTGGGCATGTATCAGAATCCCCtaaagggcttgttaaaacacagattgctgatTCCATCCATTTAGGGTGGACCCCAAGAATTCGCATTTTgaacaagttcccaggtaataCCGATGCTGCTGGCCTGCGGACcacattttgaaaaccactgtcctAGAGCATCCTTAGGTGTCGTATGTCTCTACAGAAAGCATATGAAAGAGCACTGAATTACTGGACAAAAATACCATACTTCATAAACCtctctaaaatataataaaatagtctGAGTCTTTTTGGTAATATACCAATTCCAAAATTTTAGGTTTCACAGGTATATGAAAGATAAACATATTATCTAAtgggaatttttgttttaaaggcgTGGTCTTTGTACCAATACATAGCAATCAAAACTGTCTAAGGGTTAGTAGTCTCTAAATCTGATATTCAGAATCCCCTAATAAAAAAATCTCACTTTAAAATTAGACTCTGTCCCTGACTGGGCTGCTTCCTGCTGTTTAGGGAGATATTTGATCCTGCACAGTACTACAGATTCCCATCCCTTTGGAACTTTTTCTCCTGAAGCTCTTACACGTTGGGAACCCTCACTGGCATCTGAATATGTGCTCCCAGGAGAAAGCCATGTCAGAGCAGGCATGGAGAGACTGGCCCAGAAGCTGTACTAATTCCCAGGAAGCGAAGAAAACTTTGTCACTTTTGACCTGGCTTTACACACACCTCTGTAGCAGTCGGAGGCTCTGCTGGGCTGCCCATGTAGCTGTGTAATGAGAAAAAGATCATCTTCCCTCATGGTTGTTTTTAGATATTTGGTGCCAGTATGTATTTCAGAAGCCTTCTACAGAAAGGCACACGtgcatttttaatgataaaatgcCTATATTACATTAATTCGTCAACTTTAAACAAAGTAGCCATGAGGATTTATATACCTCAACAAATGCTGAAGATGGGCTTTCTTTAAActaaaaaatttaatacaaatgactaaattaaaaataattttctgtgttttcttaccATCTAAAATGTTGAGAAAGAGACTATTTTTCAAAAAGACGATGAATACGGTTACTAGATTTCAGGTCCCTTTGCCTTGACATTTGAAGTGAGTAAAAGCAGATGATATGATAAATGCATAATTTCGATGTTAGACTGAGgaagtgtgtgtgtctctgtgtgtgactctctgtgtacatatgtatttatattcccCTGATACACATGTATCTATATGTCTGTGTACTGCAGAATAACAACCATTTTATGTACTTGTCTCTAAATATGAGGATCATAGAAGTAGGAAAACAATTCTCAGTCGATATCTTTGTGTCCTTATCCCCAAGTACACTCTCTGGTactagtaggcactcaataaacagttATTAAACAAAGGGATGGATGAATGATTCTGCTCAGTTTTTTACATATACTTACTTCAGCTCTTCTAGACCCtccaagatattttcttttccaaaagaatTATTTATTCATGTTGATGTTTATTAAAATGGCTTAGcataatattcaaatatatttctttaagttttaagTGAATGTTAAAAACATGCTGGGTAATAGACCAGTGTTAATAGAGCGCCTGTCTTCCTACATGAACACATGCttgtaacaaagaaaataaatggtgagggaataaaactaaagagaaagaaacagaaaaggggaAGCAATAAGTATCAAGGTCTCATCATAACATAAGTACTTGTAAAAGTATTAAGAATCTTTGAGAAATACCTAAAACAAGTCAATTATGGGGAGAGCAGGAGTTGAATGATTTGAAGACCAACATAACTCTTTTATTTAGAGGTTTTCTTTAAAGATGTTAACATTGCTTGTTTTTAGGCAATAACTTGAAAAGTTAGTCCATATTGATACTCATCATTATCCAAAAATATCAATATCTATGATAGACATAAGGGTATATATGAAAGTATTAGCAACATTAGTAAGCATGACCAACATATTTACAAGAAATTTGAGGCTGTTCTGACTTAAGGGACCTAGAAATTTGCCCTAACGATATTAAAATACACTTGGCTatgaggaaacatttttaattaatgaagTTCTGTTTTTGGATAGAGGAAAGTTTACCTGACCTTGGGGAAGGTTGAGATATTTGCAAGACACTAGGGTAAATTTTAGGACTAAATGCAAAATCTCTGGAGAAGGTATGGGAAGAAATTATTTGACGTTTCTTGTGAATTTTTGCTATGGTTTGATCATAAATACCATGCAAATATACTTTGTCAGTGTGTTTTGGCAATTCTTCCAAGGATACCAAGGAGTGAAGagaaagacagggaaaaaaaggaaaagaaggtttATTTTACACTAGAAAAATGCAGTGAGGAATTTTATAACTTTCTAGCAGATTTTCTACCTCATCTCTGAGTCCACTATACAGTATTACAAAATCTTTGTAAAGACCAAAAATGCAGACTTCCAAATAGAATCAAAACATTATCCTTCCCAAGAATTTTGAGAGTAACAAAAATTTAATTCCATCATTTGTTCTAGAATTGTAACAGTTAGGGCGATTTGGAGTCTAGGAGAATGAGACACAACATAGCCTAAAGTAGAAAAGGGAATTTTTCTGCTCTCTGGAAGGACGCAGGTGCTGCTTGGCCTCAGGAACAAGTGTAGCTAGAAAAGTACTGTCAGGACTTGCCATTCTGTCTCAGCTTTTCTCTATATATCTGCTCATTTTCTCTCTTCGTAAGTCTTCTTATTCTACATGGGATTTATCGGTTCTTTCATTCTACATCTTATAGCTGCAGTcgctgggaaaaaataaatctgcCTTGGTGATCTCTTTGGAACCATGTTCTAAAATCACGGGGAAGGGATTGACTGAACTCAGTTGGATTAATTGGCTACCACTGGACCAGTGAACGGTTTGACCTGGAGGATGGAGGGCTAAGATTGCTTCACTTCGGGTGCAGATTAATCCACTGTAACTAGGGGAGCAGAATCATGCAGCAACATGGCAGCTGCCTTGGGTACCATAAGGTTTGGCAATAGGGACAGTGGGGAGCCATGCCAGGCAAAGGAGAATGTCATGGTACTGGACAGAAAAAACCACATATTACTAGTATCCATAGCAACACCAGGGAAAAACACATTATATCCATGATGGTCATACCTAGTTCATAGAAGGCTAGATTCTAGCCCACTTAAGTGACTATAGATATTGAGAGATATAACTAATAGCATATCTAtaccacatgaaaaaaaaaatcttgatagaGCAAATAGATTTAAATGTTTGGGTTTCTTCGTAAAACCCTTTTTGAATACTCATCTGAGCCCTATCAAACTCTTGCAAGTATTTATGATCACGAATACACAGTTTATCATGTAATTGTTCTACAGTTACTTGAAGAGTAGGTCTGAGTTCCTAGCTCAACTGTAGGTGTCTTGTCTTATGCTTCCTTTTACTAGAAGACTTCTGCACCAAGATCAGTGTTAAGGACATAATTTATTCcacattcattccataaatgaTTCTTGAGTGCCTTCTAATTTCTAGGCAATATATTCGATGCTCAGGCCACAAAGATGATCCTTAAGGAGAGCACATGATTTGATGTCTTTTGTCCCTATCACACTTGACACAGAAATCTAGTATGGCCAGACCTGATCTAGAGAGTGAATTGCTTCTCCAAATACCAATAGTGTATCTAGATGCAGTTTAGTTTGCCTATccagaaaaatcagaattttcctcccttttaagCCGAAAGGCTATTAATGCAAATCCAATTGAATTTGCATTTGATTACATTTCTGATGGAAACATTCATATGCAAATGAAAATCCATGCAAAGATAGCCAGATAATTCAGATACTTGCTGAAATATCAAGATAAAATTAGCATGATATTAAATGTACATCCATCCGTGTTTACTAGATTACACTCAGGATCTGCAAGTGGGACAGTGTTCTTGAAAAACTTAAATTGTGTCTTAAACATTTGACAATGTTCAAGTAGATCTGGATTTAGAAAGTTGCTATTACCTTACTATCTACTGCCACAGTGCTGAAAAAGAAGTCAGTCCCTGGTCAGATCAGTCAGGTTGTTCAAAAAAGGTTCATCTTGGACCCACGTTTTGTCCCCTTTGTCTTTTCTTGCGCTTAAAACAAAAGGTGACTTTTGATAGAACTGAAGTCATTTTGATGATCCAAAATGATGAACAAATATTTTGTGCAAGCTGGCAATTCCTTCATACCCCATAGTGACTTAATGGCGCGAGTTAAATGACACCATCACAATCACCACCAATAAGTATCCTTTGGAAAACATCCATGACAACATGGACAGACCAGAGGGAAAGTGATCCTAATCAATGTCTGCATTCTTCTAAGAAAAGACTTAAGCAAAATTTCAAGATATAAAATCTTAATCCACTATTCCACATTCCAAACCTACATTTGAAGGAAGTGCAGATCTTGGAATCAGACCATTTCTCTTGTTAAAATTAACAGAAGTTGAAGTGGCAAAAGAGAAAAGCTTGAGATCACCGTATTCAGAGTTAGCACTTAGTTTAATAGTCTACAAAGTGTAATGCTCcccaagtttattttatttgatccagtgtattcattcatattttcaaatctttttagAATTCCCATGCTTCCTGGTGTGGTGAATGTCCCTTACCATCCATCAAATTCAAAAAGCCTGAACCTACGGGAGGGTCTCAGCCTTTCCCTCCTTGGCTCACCCAATCTTTCTCCAAATCTAACAATCTTACTTTTTAAGTATCTCTCAAATCCAGCTACTTCTTATAGTCTCCATCGCCAGTTCTTTAACTTTTATCATTTGCCTAATCAATGGCAAGAGACTCCTAACTGGTTTCCCAGAATCTACTTTTCTCTTCCTGCATTCCCTATCATACTGTAGCCAGAGTTGTCATATTAAAATGCAGGTAATCTATAATTTCATCCAACCATCCTCTCTGCCTAATACCCTTCAATGGCTTCCTGtttctcttagaagaaaactcaAATCCTTAACAGGGCTAGCACACGCTGCAGGGTCTAGTCCCTACCTTCCCCTTCACCCTTGCATCACGctgcttccctttctctccacacTCTAGCAGTCCTTTCAGATCCCGAAatgctccattttctttctagtCACCACTGCTGTACCCCAGCTTCTAAAATTAGTTAACTTTGTGCTTCTCAGTAAAGGCTTTTCTGATCTTCCACACTCCATCAGGTCCCCGTCAGGTCCCCGTGTTACTTCTGTAGTACAACCGTACAGCTTTCTTTCATAACACTTATTTGAGTTTGTAATATTATATCTACTTTTTGAGACAATATCAGTTGTATTGATCATTCTCATGGCTTCCTAAAGAATGAGGCTGGATCTGTTTTTTGCTTATCAAAACAAGGCGTGATGCCTACCTCATACCAGGCATTCAGTAGATACTTGTTGATTAACAGAAGGTTCCACTTTCTGTTCTTCTCATAACATTTCATAACAgtgaaagccaaaaataaaaattgactgGCTTGCTTGAACAACACCCTGCCACAGATTGCCAGGGAGAATTAGGATGGCAAGTACTATAATATCTTTTATGACAGAGAAGGTGAGATGATGAATATAGTGGAATCAAGGTTAACTGTTCTCAAAAACTGTGAAAGTAGGGCCCCACCATTAATTGTACTAGCAAAAGACTTTTCTTCACTTACTTCTGGTAGACAATAATATGGCAGCCACTCTCCCAACACTGTCTTATGCATAAGTTTCTACTTAGGATGTTTAAAGCCGCAACTTATTTCAGAAACATAGCTAGTGGTTTCTAATATACAGTCTTGGGACAAGAGTTACTAAAGTTGATTTACAACTATCATTCATGTCATGGGAATAGAGTCATAAttacaaaagttaaaaatcataTCAAAATCACACTGCAGCATAGCCAGTTTCTTAACTCCGTctgttacttttttatttctatcagtgtgagctttattttattttcagcagCTTTAAAATACTGAGCTAAACATTGAAATTTTAAGGAAGGATAAACTCCCACATTCCCTGATTTTTTAACAAAGTCCCATTATTATCTCTCTAGGAATATCCGTCCTTTCTCATCTCTCTCGGACTGGGTAGTCCTGGTGGTCTGTGATGTTCAGAGACTGGAGGGTTAAAAGCTTATTTTTAGCAACAGGACGTATACGTGCTTAGGAACATTAAGTGCAGTggactataaaaaattaattatacctttcttaaaagaaaaggaagttttaTATAGACTACTAAAGTAGCTTTGAGTTCATATTATCTCTCACGTTTATGGATCTGAGAatatagttctgttttttttttaattttccctgaaaaacattaaaaaatttctttgattCTTTGTGAAGCACGCAGACTAGTAttccaagaagaggaaaataaaatatacttatttaactTAAAGCAAAGTGTCCTCTCTTTTTGCCTATATTATGAGAATAAGCATTCAATCAATAACTGGTCATCTGCAACACTTCCTGCAAATAAACTAGGtatttgtaatctttttgcaagtCTATGTGTCTTACTAACAATGATGTAGGCAGACCGAGGCTCCTAGGAAGAAGGCcctgaaaagacatttcttctcctttttaccATTTCAGTTAAGAATGCAAATTGCACATCAGACTTTGAGGAATACTTtgccaaaagaaaactggaggaaCGCGATGGCCATGCAGTCAGCATCGAAGAGTACCTTCAGCGCAGTGACACAGCCATCATTTACCCAGAAGCCCCTGAGGAGCTGTCTCGCCTTGGCACGCCAGAGGCCAATGGGCAGGAAGAAAATGGTGAGGCTGTAATTCATTTTTAGCCACGACGCTGACCTCTGCAGCTGTTACAATTACAAATGCACTACATGCCTGGGTGTTTACCTTAAAATTTGAAGAACAGCTGCAGAGGCATGGAATTTCATGAGCAAAGATTAGAACTGTAATTTTAGggtattgtgaaattttttttgtcAGCAAATTTGTGTCATCTGTACATCCAATAAAGAACCAGAACAATTAGAGCCTATTTCTAAGAGATAAAAATATCTACATTGATTCCTatctttccaaaatatttcacttttgaggaaaacaaaaaagtttagAGATACTGACCCtaacctttgttcttctttactGACACCTGAAAAGCTCCTTCACCCCATGACTCCCTGAGTCATATGTGACTAAAGGTTTACTACGAACTGTCAGTCACCTAAAGAGAATCTCCTCATTTATCAGCTGTTTAAATTTCCCCCCAAATGCTccagtaattaattaattttccagCACAGTGTGAGCTGATTTCGACAAGTCTGCCCTGGGTGTGCAAGGGGACTGGTGTGCGTGGAGGCCGCGTGCGCCTGTGGCACTCTCGTGGAGCAGATTGCAGTGATTCCTGTCATACCATCCCGGGCAGTCAGCCCATTAGCTGCCATTGATTTACTGACCTTTTGGCCTGCTTCTCTCCCTCTCGTCTCTCGGCTACAGACCTGCCACCTGGAACTCCAGATGCTTTTGCCCAACTGCTGACCTGCCCCTACTGCGACCGGGGCTACAAGCGCTTGACATCACTGAAGGAGCACATCAAGTACCGCCACgagaagaatgaagagaactTTTCCTGCCCTCTGTGTAGCTACACGTTTGCCTACCGCACCCAGCTCGAGCGGCATATGGTGACGCACAAGCCAGGGACAGATCAGGTGGGGGGTTGGTTTTAAGTGATTTCTTTCTATAATAACCCCTTAGAGAAACGATATTGCTTTGATTGGCaatcattattaatttttcatgGCATTTTGAAGATGCAGATCTTTTAATGGTAATAGCTTTAATTGAGGTCTAAATGATTTTTTGATGGTCTCTTCTAATATGATTTAATAGTCTTATGTTCACGATCGAATGAGtgtgttaatttctaatttagaaattttatttgcactttagtttcatttttatgttcCACAAAAAGTGAATGAAATTGTAGCTTTTTAATTATACATTATTAAACAGCTCAgcaattttaattccatttttcacCTAGttttacttagattttttttttgtatgagaTCTAAGTCATAGTAAAAGAAGTgtgcattttttcatttgtcaCATAACATCTTCAATTACTTAGACTGTTTTTACAAGCTGCTCCTAGTTTATGAAATTTCATtaagtgttttaaagaaaataaaaaagcctctaatatatgtgcatatctatataaaataaactggaTTAATACTAAAATGTTGGATATGCAATAAAAATGATCCCTTTCTGATATGCATATTTGTTACTAAATGTTAAAATTGCTCTGCCTCTTTCGGCTTacttgtgttaaaaataaaaactctgtcTTAAACAGCATAGCATCTTAAATCCTTAAAATGATTGAATAGGATTGATTCATAGTGTCCCTTAAATGTTTTAGCAAAACTGCTCTTTCTGTCCTCCTGGGAGGATTGACTGCAGATTGCTATTATGAGGTGTTCATATGGTAACAGAAATGGTGTGCCTTAAGTCCCAATAACTGGCCCAACAGATCTGGAATCACCCGTAAACCTTGACAccatatctgtttttaaaattatcgAACAGGATATTGTCTAAAATTCTTATGTTTCTTTCTTATgggctttattttctttgaataaggaaaatgagaataagCAAACATGATCCAGCAGTGGCGATGATACTATATTATggaattttactattttaagaaaacagctcatgtaaatcatttcatttatatctgattgAACTTGTCACCTGAATGTTTTTCCAAGTTCAGTTATAAAAACTATGCTTGCATAGTTACACTTATGTAACAGTTTCTCTCCCCTTGCTTATATGCACAAaaactctaggaaaaaaaaaccaagcccAGATATTTATCTAGCATCACCGCTTTAAATTTCACATGCAGAAGTGTGATTGTGTTGGCGCATTATGAATGGTAGCTTTGGTGTTGAAAAGTCCCCTCATTTGCTCATGGCATTTACAATTAGTAAATTAAAATGATTGTATCATATTAACAGTGGCACAACTAAAGTTTATAGTAGTCCTCTGAGGACTGTGGGGGGAGACAAAGCAGCTGTTGCTGTTTGTTTATGCAACTCAGCAACATATGAGCACTGGTCCCTCAATGGCGCTCGGCGGGCTGGGCTCTGCTTGATCTTTGAAGGTTGCTGCTGTTTGAACAAACCTCCCTGTGTCCCATGTAACACCATCTGTCTCACTAGGAATGTGGGAAGATTCAGCACACCCTAGCAGTTGTCATACCGTTTCTGTGCTGTCTTTTTGCAAAAGGCTTTTGTGTCATTGCTGCTTGAAAAAGGCTGGCCTCCTACCTTGAGCATCCAGAGTGGAtgactgtatttctttcttttcttttttcttttttttttttttcagaattctaaGTCACAGTGCTTTTGTTCCCTTGTTCAAAAAGGTCAGCTGTGTTTGATTATATCTTTGCTGCTTTTAACTTGTCTTTTCAGcaaactttttgtctttttcatcccTACTCCCTAGCACActactaaaaaggaaaatgacaagtCGGTGAAGTCTTTCCTACTGGCCTGTGATAAAACTGCTCAAGCAGCTCTAACCTAAGATGTTGTCTGTTACATTTGATAATGAGTCAGATCTTACATGCAACATCTCAGGAAAAACAGAGTTTATATTTGCTACTAGCATAGTGAATGGGGTATTTAAACATGCTTATCATGTAATGAAATAGTTATAgtcaaggatttttaaatttatgtgtgtggggctttttttccttctttaaaactGGTATTGCTTCATTATAAGATATACTTTTACCTCAGTAcagaaaatatgataaaatgagttatttgtgtGGGGAGTTTTCTGGGGAGACTATTTAGGATTTTGAGGATactattaaattttttccttgaCAAAACAGTTGCATTCCAATAGGGAATCTTCAGAGTTTAGAATTTGCAGTAAACACAGAGAACCACAGACATCTTTGCAATgatgctttctcatctgtaacggCTCAAagaaacattctggaaaagagaCTACAGAGATAATCCTAAAGCAAGTGTTGGATGCGCATgtgaaagcactttttttttatttgttccaATTTTATTGCCAACATTATCACTTTTATTGCAACTCTGAAAGGCTgggcaaataaataaacatgcacTCAAACCTTTTGGCCTGTCTGAAAATAGAGgccttttacaaatatttgtaacAAATTTCCGTTGTTTCTCCTGCACAAAACTGATGTCAGTCTCCCTCCTTTTATAGCACCAAATGCTGACCCAAGGAGCAGGTAATCGCAAGTTCAAATGCACAGAGTGTGGCAAGGCCTTCAAATATAAACACCATCTGAAAGAACACCTGCGAATTCACAGTGGTGAGTAACAGAGGGGCTGGTGCCTACATTTGCATTTTGTTTCATTAGGGGCATTTTTAAAGATTGTGTAAAATTTACACAATCCTGTATGTAGTTTTTTGGATCTACCCATTTATGTCACAAGCTATGTGCACCTGCTTTGTCATCGTGAGACTTATGGTACCACCAGTAGCACTACTAATAAGAAGAGGAGTGCTTATACTTCTTGAAAATTGCAAGTGCTTTGATTTATTGTGAAATCTAGAGGCTcctttttgtccttttaaaaactcttctacAGATTAAATGTTTTGACCTGAAGAAACTCAGCTGGCAAATTCTGAAGGATATTCATTTTTGATACCCAACCTTGAAAGAAGAATGTGGGAGAATTTTGGAAAAGAGCTTTTGTATGATAAGTGTTCCTTGATTCCTGAGAGCTGTATATTACAGAACAACAACCTACCACTGagatttcttctttataactATTTTGATAGCTCTGCCAAGCATTTTATTACCAAATTGGATGCTATTCAAAGGACTAGTTGGATTGGTAGAGTCAATGGAATCTTCAGAGAGTTGATTAAAGCCATGGCTACACTTCCCTTTGAATACTGTGACATCTTTATCGTGCTATTGACCACACATTAATCTGACACTCTGTTTAAATAGGAGGCCGCCGATGGCAAGACCAGATTTGGGATCTTGGCTGAAAAAGGCACAGATAGCCCTCACCTTCCACTGCTAACATCTTGAATTATGTCCTTCCAGGGTAGATAAAGCCCTGAAACAGTGATAGCCACATAATTCTAATCTAACCACCAAGAACGTAGAGGTGCCCCATTGTGTTCCTTTCCTTTGGTTGCACAGATTCTTGCCTTGGTAGACAACTGCAGTCGttacccaatcaaaaaaatgtaaCGTCaattttaattgtcattttaGGTGAAAAACCGTACGAGTGCCCCAACTGCAAGAAACGTTTCTCCCACTCTGGTTCCTACAGTTCACACATCAGCAGCAAGAAATGTATTGGCTTAATCTCTGTAAATGGCCGGATGAGAAACAATATCAAGACGGGTTCTTCCCctaattctgtttcttcttctcctACTAATTCAGCCATTACCCAGTTAAGAAACAAATTGGAGAATGGAAAACCACTTAGTATGTCTGAACCAACAGGcttacttaaaattaaaacagaaccACTAGACTTCAATGACTATAATAAAGTTCTTATGGCCACACACGGGTTTAGTGGCACTAGTCCCTTTATGAATGGTGCCCTTGGAGCCACCAGCCCTTTAGGAGTTCATCCGTCTGCTCAGAGCCCAATGCAGCACTTAGGTGTAGGGATGGAAGCCCCTTTACTTGGATTTCACACAATGAATAGTAATTTAAGCGAGGTACAAAAGGTTCTACAGATTGTGGACAACACAGTTTCCAGGCAAAAAATGGACTGCAAGGCAGAAGAAATTTCCAAGTTGAAAGGTTATCACATGAAGGATCCATGCTCTCAACCTGAGGAACAAGGAGTTACTTCTCCTAATATTCCACCCGTAGGTCTTCCAGTAGTGAGTCATAATGGTGCCACTAAAAGTATTATCGACTACACGTTAGAAAAAGTCAATGAAGCCAAAGCTTGCCTCCAGAGCTTGACTACTGACTCAAGGAGACAGATCAGTAACATAAAGAAAGGGAAGCTACGTACTTTAATAGATTTGGTCACTGATGACAAAATGATTGAGAACCACAACATATCCACTCCATTCTCCTGCCAGTTCTGTAAAGAAAGTTTTCCTGGCCCCATTCCTTTGCATCAGCATGAACGTTACCTTTGTAAGATGAATGAAGAGATCAAGGCAGTCCTACAACCCCATGAAAACATAGTCCCCAACAAAGCCGGAGTTTTTGTTGATAATAAAGCCCTCCTCTTGTCATCTGTACTTTCTGAGAAAGGAATGACAAGCCCCATTAACCCATACAAGGACCACATGTCTGTACTTAAAGCATATTATGCTATGAACATGGAGCCCAACTCTGATGAACTGCTGAAAATTTCTATTGCTGTGGGCCTTCCTCAGGAATTTGTGAAGGAATGGTTTGAGCAACGAAAAGTCTACCAGTACTCAAATTCCAGGTCACCATCACTGGAAAGGAACTCCAAGCCGTTAGCCCCCAACAGTAATCCTCCCACAAAAGACTCTTTATTACCCAGGTCTCCTGTAAAACCTATGGACTCCATCACGTCGCCATCTATAGCAGAACTCCACAACAGTGTTACGAATTGCGATCCTCCTCTCAGGCTAACAAAACCTTCCCATTTTACCAACATTAAACCAGTTGAAAAATTGGACCACTCCAGGAGTAATACTCCTTCTCCCTTAAATCTTTCCTCCACATCTTCTAAAAACTCCCACAGTAGTTCTTACACTCCA
Coding sequences within:
- the ZEB2 gene encoding zinc finger E-box-binding homeobox 2 isoform X2 is translated as MKQPIMADGPRCKRRKQANPRRKNVVNYDNVVDTGSETDEEDKLQIAEEDGIANPLDQERSPASVPNHESSPHGSQALLPREEEEDEIREGGVEHTWHNNDILPASVDGPEEMKEDYDTMGPEATIQTTVNNGTVKNANCTSDFEEYFAKRKLEERDGHAVSIEEYLQRSDTAIIYPEAPEELSRLGTPEANGQEENDLPPGTPDAFAQLLTCPYCDRGYKRLTSLKEHIKYRHEKNEENFSCPLCSYTFAYRTQLERHMVTHKPGTDQHQMLTQGAGNRKFKCTECGKAFKYKHHLKEHLRIHSGEKPYECPNCKKRFSHSGSYSSHISSKKCIGLISVNGRMRNNIKTGSSPNSVSSSPTNSAITQLRNKLENGKPLSMSEPTGLLKIKTEPLDFNDYNKVLMATHGFSGTSPFMNGALGATSPLGVHPSAQSPMQHLGVGMEAPLLGFHTMNSNLSEVQKVLQIVDNTVSRQKMDCKAEEISKLKGYHMKDPCSQPEEQGVTSPNIPPVGLPVVSHNGATKSIIDYTLEKVNEAKACLQSLTTDSRRQISNIKKGKLRTLIDLVTDDKMIENHNISTPFSCQFCKESFPGPIPLHQHERYLCKMNEEIKAVLQPHENIVPNKAGVFVDNKALLLSSVLSEKGMTSPINPYKDHMSVLKAYYAMNMEPNSDELLKISIAVGLPQEFVKEWFEQRKVYQYSNSRSPSLERNSKPLAPNSNPPTKDSLLPRSPVKPMDSITSPSIAELHNSVTNCDPPLRLTKPSHFTNIKPVEKLDHSRSNTPSPLNLSSTSSKNSHSSSYTPNSFSSEELQAEPLDLSLPKQMKEPKSIIATKNKTKVGSINLDHNSVSSSSENSDEPLNLTFIKKEFSNSNNLDNKSANPVFGMNPFSAKPLYTALPPQSAFPPATFMPPVQTSIPGLRPYPGLDQMSFLPHMAYTYPTGAATFADMQQRRKYQRKPGFQGELLDGAQDYMSGLDDMTDSDSCLSRKKIKKTESGMYACDLCDKTFQKSSSLLRHKYEHTGKRPHQCQICKKAFKHKHHLIEHSRLHSGEKPYQCDKCGKRFSHSGSYSQHMNHRYSYCKREAEEREAAEREAREKGHLEPTELLMNRAYLQSITPQGYSDSEERESMPRDGESEKEHEKEGEDGYGKLGRQDGDEEFEEEEEESENKSMDTDPETIRDEEETGEHSMDDSSEDGKMETKSDHEEDNMEDGM
- the ZEB2 gene encoding zinc finger E-box-binding homeobox 2 isoform X1; amino-acid sequence: MTHFEDIEPACCRSRAPSPCELPSDPLLSMKQPIMADGPRCKRRKQANPRRKNVVNYDNVVDTGSETDEEDKLQIAEEDGIANPLDQERSPASVPNHESSPHGSQALLPREEEEDEIREGGVEHTWHNNDILPASVDGPEEMKEDYDTMGPEATIQTTVNNGTVKNANCTSDFEEYFAKRKLEERDGHAVSIEEYLQRSDTAIIYPEAPEELSRLGTPEANGQEENDLPPGTPDAFAQLLTCPYCDRGYKRLTSLKEHIKYRHEKNEENFSCPLCSYTFAYRTQLERHMVTHKPGTDQHQMLTQGAGNRKFKCTECGKAFKYKHHLKEHLRIHSGEKPYECPNCKKRFSHSGSYSSHISSKKCIGLISVNGRMRNNIKTGSSPNSVSSSPTNSAITQLRNKLENGKPLSMSEPTGLLKIKTEPLDFNDYNKVLMATHGFSGTSPFMNGALGATSPLGVHPSAQSPMQHLGVGMEAPLLGFHTMNSNLSEVQKVLQIVDNTVSRQKMDCKAEEISKLKGYHMKDPCSQPEEQGVTSPNIPPVGLPVVSHNGATKSIIDYTLEKVNEAKACLQSLTTDSRRQISNIKKGKLRTLIDLVTDDKMIENHNISTPFSCQFCKESFPGPIPLHQHERYLCKMNEEIKAVLQPHENIVPNKAGVFVDNKALLLSSVLSEKGMTSPINPYKDHMSVLKAYYAMNMEPNSDELLKISIAVGLPQEFVKEWFEQRKVYQYSNSRSPSLERNSKPLAPNSNPPTKDSLLPRSPVKPMDSITSPSIAELHNSVTNCDPPLRLTKPSHFTNIKPVEKLDHSRSNTPSPLNLSSTSSKNSHSSSYTPNSFSSEELQAEPLDLSLPKQMKEPKSIIATKNKTKVGSINLDHNSVSSSSENSDEPLNLTFIKKEFSNSNNLDNKSANPVFGMNPFSAKPLYTALPPQSAFPPATFMPPVQTSIPGLRPYPGLDQMSFLPHMAYTYPTGAATFADMQQRRKYQRKPGFQGELLDGAQDYMSGLDDMTDSDSCLSRKKIKKTESGMYACDLCDKTFQKSSSLLRHKYEHTGKRPHQCQICKKAFKHKHHLIEHSRLHSGEKPYQCDKCGKRFSHSGSYSQHMNHRYSYCKREAEEREAAEREAREKGHLEPTELLMNRAYLQSITPQGYSDSEERESMPRDGESEKEHEKEGEDGYGKLGRQDGDEEFEEEEEESENKSMDTDPETIRDEEETGEHSMDDSSEDGKMETKSDHEEDNMEDGM